Proteins encoded together in one Kutzneria kofuensis window:
- a CDS encoding cupin domain-containing protein, producing MTTTSDSTGQAESFRTVSRHDVPPNLRRGGDIRTVLSPATVGATTGFLGTLTLRPGEVVTEHWHPYSEEFLFCVRGAITLRLNGRSQPLRADEGVLIPIGVRHRLLNDSGDTAFLVFSLSPLAPRPELGHVDTEPLPGQVPA from the coding sequence ATGACGACCACTTCGGACTCGACGGGCCAGGCGGAATCCTTCCGCACCGTGTCACGCCACGATGTCCCGCCCAACCTGCGGCGCGGCGGCGACATCCGAACCGTCCTGTCGCCGGCCACGGTCGGCGCGACGACCGGTTTCCTGGGCACGCTGACGTTGCGCCCCGGCGAGGTGGTGACCGAGCACTGGCACCCCTACTCCGAGGAGTTCCTGTTCTGTGTTCGCGGCGCGATCACCTTGCGACTGAACGGACGGTCGCAGCCGTTGCGCGCCGACGAGGGCGTGCTCATCCCGATCGGCGTCCGGCACCGGCTGCTGAACGACTCCGGCGACACCGCCTTCCTGGTCTTCAGCCTGAGCCCGCTCGCGCCACGCCCCGAGCTCGGGCACGTGGACACGGAGCCGCTGCCGGGTCAGGTCCCGGCGTGA
- a CDS encoding beta-ketoacyl-[acyl-carrier-protein] synthase family protein: MSGRGRSSVITGLGVVAPGGNGRKEFWQLITSGRTATRRISFFDPDPFRSQIAAECDFDPLEAGLTPQEISRTDRFTQFALVAASEAVADSGLELAKGAVDHNRLAVAMGSAVGATTRLEDEYVVLSDGGRNWLVDPRYGSRFLYEALVPSSMATEIAVRFGANGPAAVISTGCTSGIDAVGYAHQLVEDGDADVVIAGATEAPISPITMACFDAIRATSARNNDPEHASRPFDATRDGFVMGEGAAVLIVEEAEHARRRDAHQYCSIVGYANRCNAFHMTGLRPDGVEMAAAIGDALRQARIRAEEVGYVNAHGSGTRQNDVHETAAFKRSLGEHAYRVPVSSIKSMVGHSLGAIGSIELAACALAIENGVVPPTANYEHPDPLCDLDYVPRTARDQPLDVVLSVGSGFGGFQSAMLLTKPGWSR, encoded by the coding sequence GTGAGCGGCCGCGGCCGCTCGTCGGTGATCACCGGCCTTGGCGTGGTGGCGCCGGGGGGCAACGGGCGCAAGGAGTTCTGGCAGCTGATCACCAGCGGTCGGACCGCGACCAGGCGGATCTCGTTCTTCGACCCGGACCCGTTCCGCTCGCAGATCGCCGCGGAGTGCGACTTCGACCCGCTCGAGGCCGGGCTCACCCCGCAGGAGATCAGCCGCACCGACCGCTTCACGCAGTTCGCACTGGTCGCCGCGAGCGAAGCGGTCGCGGACAGCGGGCTGGAGCTCGCGAAGGGCGCGGTCGACCACAACCGGCTGGCCGTGGCCATGGGCAGCGCGGTCGGCGCCACCACTCGGCTCGAGGACGAGTACGTGGTCCTCTCCGACGGCGGTCGCAACTGGCTGGTGGATCCGCGCTACGGCAGCAGGTTCCTGTACGAGGCACTGGTGCCGAGCAGCATGGCGACCGAGATCGCCGTCCGGTTCGGCGCCAACGGCCCGGCCGCGGTGATCTCCACCGGATGCACTTCCGGCATCGACGCCGTGGGCTACGCCCACCAACTGGTCGAGGACGGTGACGCCGACGTGGTGATCGCGGGCGCGACCGAGGCCCCGATCTCGCCGATCACCATGGCCTGCTTCGACGCGATCAGGGCGACCTCGGCCCGCAACAACGACCCGGAACACGCCTCGCGCCCGTTCGACGCCACCCGGGACGGGTTCGTGATGGGCGAGGGCGCCGCGGTGCTCATCGTCGAGGAGGCCGAGCACGCCCGGCGGCGGGACGCGCACCAGTACTGCTCGATCGTCGGGTACGCCAACCGCTGCAACGCCTTCCACATGACGGGGTTGCGGCCCGACGGCGTCGAGATGGCCGCGGCGATCGGCGACGCGTTGCGCCAGGCGAGAATTCGCGCCGAGGAGGTCGGCTACGTCAACGCCCACGGATCCGGCACCAGGCAGAACGACGTCCACGAGACCGCCGCGTTCAAGCGCAGCCTCGGCGAGCACGCCTACCGGGTGCCGGTGAGCTCGATCAAGTCCATGGTCGGGCACTCGCTCGGCGCGATCGGCTCGATCGAGCTGGCCGCGTGCGCGCTCGCGATCGAGAACGGGGTGGTCCCGCCCACCGCCAACTACGAGCATCCGGATCCGTTGTGCGACCTGGACTACGTGCCCAGGACGGCACGGGACCAGCCGCTGGACGTCGTGCTCTCGGTGGGCAGCGGCTTCGGTGGCTTCCAGTCGGCGATGCTGCTGACCAAGCCGGGCTGGTCCCGGTGA
- a CDS encoding beta-ketoacyl synthase N-terminal-like domain-containing protein: protein MNATVVTGVGVVAPSGVGTEAYWRSTLDGELHVRPIEEFDADTYGVSIAGQVRGFRSEDHIDDRLAVQTDRWTWMALAATQFALDDAGYDIGGGDRYRTGVAFGSGSGGVEFGQREIQALWAQGRRAVSAYQSIAWFYAANTGQVSIRHGAKGPSSVVVTDGAGGLDSVGHARRMIRRGTQAMIAGGTEAPLCPYSLACQAASGRLTTSRDPRHGYKPFDVEANGHAPGEGGAVLVLEDAAEAERRGAAQVYAEVAGYAATHDAYHHHRPAEDNTQLTRCMRLAIEDAGLSPDAVDLVLADGAGSRDLDALEVRAIRDTFGPGANSVPVSAPQGFIGRLCAGGSALNLVVGVLAIRDGVVPAVGNLTNPVPDYGLDFVREPRRMPVDVVLVTARGYGGFNSSIVLRKPSKDNS, encoded by the coding sequence GTGAACGCGACCGTGGTGACCGGAGTCGGTGTCGTCGCGCCGAGCGGTGTCGGGACCGAGGCGTACTGGCGGTCCACCCTGGACGGTGAGCTGCACGTCCGGCCGATCGAGGAGTTCGACGCGGACACGTACGGCGTGTCGATCGCCGGTCAGGTCCGCGGTTTCCGCTCCGAGGACCACATCGACGACCGGCTCGCCGTGCAGACCGACCGGTGGACCTGGATGGCTCTGGCGGCGACCCAGTTCGCCCTGGACGATGCCGGGTACGACATCGGCGGCGGGGACCGGTACCGCACCGGCGTGGCGTTCGGCAGCGGTTCCGGCGGCGTGGAGTTCGGCCAGCGGGAGATCCAGGCGCTGTGGGCGCAGGGGCGGCGCGCGGTCAGCGCCTACCAGTCCATCGCCTGGTTCTACGCGGCGAACACCGGTCAAGTGTCCATCAGGCACGGCGCCAAGGGGCCGTCCAGCGTTGTCGTCACCGACGGCGCGGGCGGACTGGACAGCGTCGGGCACGCGCGCAGGATGATCCGGCGCGGCACGCAGGCCATGATCGCCGGCGGCACCGAGGCGCCGCTGTGCCCGTACTCGCTGGCCTGCCAGGCAGCGAGCGGGCGGCTGACCACCAGTCGCGACCCGCGACACGGGTACAAGCCGTTCGACGTCGAGGCCAACGGACACGCACCCGGCGAGGGCGGCGCCGTCCTCGTCCTCGAAGACGCTGCCGAGGCCGAACGCAGAGGCGCGGCGCAGGTGTACGCCGAGGTCGCCGGATACGCGGCCACTCACGACGCGTACCACCATCACCGGCCCGCCGAGGACAACACGCAGCTGACCAGGTGCATGCGGCTGGCCATCGAGGACGCGGGTCTTTCCCCCGATGCCGTCGACCTCGTGCTGGCCGACGGAGCGGGCAGCCGCGACCTGGACGCGCTGGAGGTGCGGGCGATCAGGGACACCTTCGGGCCGGGGGCGAACAGCGTTCCGGTGAGCGCCCCACAGGGCTTCATCGGACGGCTCTGCGCGGGTGGCTCCGCGTTGAACCTGGTCGTCGGGGTGCTCGCCATCCGGGACGGCGTCGTTCCCGCCGTCGGCAATCTCACCAACCCGGTGCCCGACTACGGCCTCGACTTCGTTCGCGAGCCCCGTCGGATGCCCGTCGACGTCGTGCTGGTGACCGCGCGCGGCTACGGCGGATTCAACAGTTCCATCGTGCTACGCAAGCCATCCAAGGACAACTCGTGA
- a CDS encoding FAD-dependent monooxygenase, giving the protein MIRTMLRMRARAGCDSAVESAWRTAAARIGRLAGNLGRDMLRDAGDPRSFVVVTEWADESARHGYENGPIAASFADAVRTLCEAPAGQTYRVMRDLDGKGARICVDVAVTVPMSRRAEFERGYAEVGARMATVPGHVREELLREPATDTYHIIAEWESEAAFYSWVADPAHAEQAEPIAPFLREFQRRVFHLGADRRPDGTTDVLVVGAGPTGLTTAIELARRGIACQVVEKLAEPPVNADKAIGVHCRTMEIWEDQGIARDAMDAGIWLTGQAVFVNGAQTHHMSWELPDLPYGHLGLPQYETERILADRLATLGLSPRRGVELISFSQDDDGVRATLATSDGGTETVRAKYLVGCDGAHSKVRDGLGLTFSGGLGQFPQLFMLGDVDVDWDMPDGHLLRFIHETDGRMDNMLVCVPLRGEARYRIATLAPPRFFAQTGGTEAPPGFSEELAEPTLEDIQAALDQLAPPGTRASNLRWSSVFRIRHGIVNRYRDRRVFVAGDAAHLHPPAGGQGMNTGIQDAYNLAWKLALAVRGIAAPELLDSYETERRPQGEEIVGRAVRMAFTDELDRDDLKRQFLQEMSMLVSYSASTLVGESVSILDGPRPGERAPDVGGLRRRGVGHALRLHDLTRGTRHTLLLYADGSTDATTVIAAEKLYAEVRELAADEVDVYLLISPDADLPPTLTPPTLRDAGGEFRATYGVTGAALYLIRPDGHVGFRSRPIDADGLRNNLRLVFGGAR; this is encoded by the coding sequence GTGATCAGGACAATGCTTCGGATGCGGGCCCGCGCGGGGTGCGACTCCGCCGTGGAATCCGCGTGGCGGACGGCCGCCGCGCGGATCGGGCGGCTCGCCGGCAACCTCGGGCGGGACATGCTCCGGGACGCCGGCGACCCGCGCTCGTTCGTCGTCGTCACCGAGTGGGCCGACGAGTCCGCGCGGCACGGCTACGAGAACGGGCCGATCGCCGCGAGCTTCGCCGACGCCGTTCGGACGCTGTGCGAGGCACCCGCCGGACAGACCTACCGGGTGATGCGCGACCTCGACGGCAAGGGGGCGCGGATCTGCGTGGACGTCGCCGTCACCGTGCCGATGTCCCGGCGCGCGGAGTTCGAGCGCGGATACGCCGAGGTCGGCGCCCGGATGGCCACGGTACCCGGCCATGTGCGTGAGGAGCTGCTGCGCGAACCGGCCACCGACACCTATCACATCATCGCCGAATGGGAGAGCGAGGCGGCGTTCTACAGCTGGGTCGCCGATCCGGCACACGCCGAGCAGGCCGAGCCGATCGCGCCGTTCCTCCGCGAGTTCCAGCGCCGCGTGTTCCACCTCGGCGCCGACCGAAGGCCCGACGGCACAACGGATGTGCTCGTCGTCGGCGCGGGACCCACCGGGTTGACCACCGCCATCGAGCTGGCCCGGCGCGGCATCGCGTGCCAGGTGGTCGAGAAGCTGGCCGAACCGCCCGTGAACGCCGACAAGGCGATCGGCGTGCACTGCCGCACGATGGAGATCTGGGAGGACCAGGGCATCGCGCGGGACGCGATGGACGCCGGCATCTGGCTCACCGGCCAGGCCGTGTTCGTCAACGGCGCGCAGACCCATCACATGAGCTGGGAGCTACCCGACCTGCCGTACGGGCATCTCGGCCTGCCCCAGTACGAGACCGAACGCATCCTGGCCGACCGGCTGGCCACGCTCGGCCTGTCGCCTCGGCGAGGAGTGGAGCTGATCTCGTTCAGCCAGGACGACGACGGCGTGCGGGCCACGCTCGCGACCAGCGACGGCGGCACGGAAACGGTGCGCGCGAAGTACCTGGTCGGATGCGACGGCGCACACAGCAAGGTCCGTGACGGGCTCGGGCTGACCTTCTCGGGCGGGCTGGGCCAGTTCCCGCAGCTGTTCATGCTCGGTGACGTCGACGTGGACTGGGACATGCCGGACGGCCACCTGCTCCGGTTCATCCACGAGACCGACGGCCGGATGGACAACATGCTGGTGTGCGTGCCGTTGCGCGGCGAGGCCCGGTACCGGATCGCGACACTGGCGCCACCCCGGTTCTTCGCGCAGACCGGCGGCACGGAGGCCCCACCGGGGTTCAGCGAGGAACTCGCCGAACCGACGCTGGAAGACATTCAGGCCGCGCTGGACCAACTCGCCCCGCCGGGCACGCGCGCGTCGAACCTGCGCTGGTCGTCGGTGTTCCGGATCAGGCACGGGATCGTGAACCGGTACCGCGACCGGCGGGTGTTCGTGGCCGGCGACGCGGCGCATCTGCACCCGCCCGCGGGCGGCCAGGGCATGAACACCGGCATCCAGGACGCCTACAACCTCGCGTGGAAACTGGCACTGGCGGTGCGGGGGATCGCGGCGCCCGAACTGCTGGACAGCTACGAGACCGAGCGGCGCCCGCAGGGCGAGGAGATCGTCGGGCGGGCCGTGCGGATGGCATTCACCGACGAGCTGGACCGTGACGACCTGAAGCGTCAGTTCCTGCAAGAGATGTCGATGCTGGTCAGCTACTCGGCCAGCACGCTCGTCGGCGAGTCCGTGTCCATCCTCGACGGTCCCCGGCCCGGCGAGCGTGCTCCCGACGTCGGCGGTCTGCGCCGGCGAGGCGTCGGCCACGCCCTTCGGCTGCACGACCTGACCCGTGGCACCAGGCACACGCTGCTGCTCTACGCGGACGGTTCGACCGACGCGACAACGGTGATCGCCGCGGAGAAGTTGTACGCCGAGGTCCGCGAACTCGCCGCCGACGAGGTCGACGTGTACCTGCTGATCAGCCCGGACGCCGACCTGCCGCCGACGCTCACTCCTCCCACGCTGCGCGACGCCGGGGGCGAGTTCCGCGCGACCTACGGCGTCACCGGCGCCGCGCTCTACCTGATACGCCCGGACGGGCATGTCGGCTTCCGCAGCCGGCCGATCGACGCCGACGGGCTCAGGAACAACCTGCGACTGGTGTTCGGGGGTGCGAGGTGA
- a CDS encoding putative quinol monooxygenase has translation MRTVLAMRTKEGCEQRFEAEWLSAAAEIGTVDGCLRQDLIRDADDPRSYLIISDWADRERLDAFGRSELRDRLLRVVRELRESAQRHTYHVLHSMRSESEEPQ, from the coding sequence GTGCGCACCGTGCTCGCGATGCGCACCAAGGAGGGCTGCGAGCAACGGTTCGAGGCGGAGTGGCTCTCGGCCGCCGCCGAGATCGGCACGGTGGACGGGTGCCTCCGCCAGGACCTGATCCGGGACGCCGACGACCCGCGCAGCTACCTGATCATCAGCGACTGGGCGGACCGCGAACGGCTGGACGCCTTCGGGCGCAGCGAGCTTCGCGACCGGCTGCTGCGCGTGGTCAGAGAGCTTCGCGAGTCCGCGCAACGACACACCTACCACGTTCTGCACAGCATGCGGAGCGAGTCCGAGGAGCCGCAATGA
- a CDS encoding cytochrome P450 family protein, translated as MTEHAVPAAEFYTDEFAADPYPAYARLREERPVCPVSSPRFDSYLITRLDDARAALTDPRLSKDLYGPGDHYVRIFGPNSAALNKNMLNADPPEHSRLRRVVSQAFAPRRVEALRPRVAEIVDALLDKIVPHGRAELMGEFAIPLPMMVICDLLGVPETDHEPVLGWTQVIRTSGSSDRSPEADRAAVQQAQLRLRDYLADLVRRKRVNPADDVISALVDACDNDEGLSEAEVVATTFLLLFAGHQTTADFLGNATVALLTNPDQLKLLRARPELLPAAIEELLRFDGPLPVASPRIATEDVEYRGVRIPRGSVVGVVINAANHDPAHFADPDRLDLERGGGSHIGFGHGVHHCLGVSLARMEARIGIGTLLDRLPELRLAVAADELHRLPAASPFRGLLELPVRFTAGTTERS; from the coding sequence ATGACCGAGCATGCCGTTCCCGCGGCGGAGTTCTACACCGACGAGTTCGCCGCGGATCCGTACCCCGCCTATGCGCGGCTGCGCGAGGAGAGGCCGGTGTGTCCGGTCAGTTCGCCCCGGTTCGACTCCTACCTGATCACCAGGCTGGACGACGCCAGGGCCGCGCTGACCGACCCCCGGCTGTCCAAGGACCTCTACGGTCCCGGCGACCACTACGTCCGGATCTTCGGGCCGAATTCGGCGGCGTTGAACAAGAACATGCTCAATGCGGACCCGCCGGAGCACAGCCGGCTGCGCCGGGTGGTGTCGCAGGCGTTCGCGCCGCGCCGGGTCGAGGCGTTGCGCCCGCGTGTGGCGGAGATCGTCGACGCCCTGCTCGACAAGATCGTCCCGCACGGGCGGGCCGAGCTGATGGGCGAGTTCGCCATCCCGCTGCCGATGATGGTGATCTGCGACCTGCTCGGGGTGCCGGAAACCGATCACGAGCCGGTCCTCGGCTGGACGCAGGTGATCAGGACCTCCGGGTCGTCCGACCGCAGCCCCGAGGCGGACCGGGCGGCCGTGCAGCAGGCCCAGCTGCGCCTGCGCGACTATCTCGCCGACCTGGTCCGGCGCAAGCGCGTGAACCCGGCCGATGACGTCATCAGCGCACTCGTCGACGCCTGCGACAACGACGAGGGGCTGTCGGAGGCCGAGGTCGTGGCGACCACGTTCCTGCTGTTGTTCGCCGGGCACCAGACCACGGCCGACTTCCTCGGCAACGCGACGGTTGCGCTGCTGACCAACCCGGATCAGCTGAAGCTGCTCCGGGCCAGGCCGGAGCTGCTGCCGGCGGCGATCGAGGAGCTGCTCCGGTTCGACGGCCCGCTGCCGGTCGCCAGCCCCAGGATCGCCACGGAGGACGTCGAGTACCGGGGGGTGCGCATCCCGCGGGGATCCGTCGTCGGCGTGGTGATCAACGCGGCCAACCACGATCCTGCGCACTTCGCCGACCCGGACCGGCTGGACCTGGAACGTGGGGGTGGCTCACATATTGGCTTCGGTCACGGCGTCCACCACTGCCTCGGGGTCTCGCTGGCCCGGATGGAGGCGCGCATCGGCATCGGCACACTGCTGGACAGGCTGCCGGAACTACGCCTGGCGGTGGCGGCCGACGAGCTTCACCGGTTGCCGGCCGCGTCTCCCTTCCGTGGCTTGCTGGAGCTTCCCGTCCGGTTCACCGCGGGCACCACGGAGCGGTCGTAG
- a CDS encoding AfsR/SARP family transcriptional regulator, producing the protein MRRSPLSAAQGQSSAAAPEARDHGTQAQNSEPTSPPAPEFRVCLLPSWRLMRDQVEVEVPGTARRLIALITLVGSRNRSYLAGTLWPERSDAQAQANLRSALSRLLARNLGVVRVSRDVLALAPHVTVDVHDVVRCAEDMLYGEPNKPPTPEQILRLLHADDLLTGWYDEWVVTARERLRQLRLHALEAVSARLADAGRHVEALDTALVCADIAPLRESAHRAVIRVHLLERNYTEAVRQFHRYRELLKAELGIEPSPEIRRLLRTVDYDRSVVPAVNRTGSSSKPRKGDAAGNR; encoded by the coding sequence GTGCGTAGATCCCCGCTGTCCGCTGCTCAAGGGCAGTCGAGCGCGGCCGCGCCGGAAGCCCGGGACCACGGCACACAGGCGCAGAACAGTGAGCCCACGTCGCCGCCGGCACCCGAGTTCCGCGTGTGCTTGCTGCCTTCGTGGCGGCTGATGCGAGATCAGGTCGAGGTCGAGGTGCCCGGGACCGCCCGGCGGCTGATCGCGTTGATCACGCTGGTCGGCTCGCGCAACCGCTCGTACCTCGCGGGCACGTTGTGGCCGGAACGCTCCGACGCACAGGCGCAGGCGAACCTGCGCTCGGCGCTGTCCCGGCTCCTCGCCCGGAATCTCGGTGTGGTCCGGGTGAGCCGAGACGTGCTCGCGCTCGCCCCACACGTGACCGTCGACGTGCACGACGTCGTTCGGTGCGCCGAGGACATGCTCTACGGCGAACCGAACAAACCGCCCACCCCTGAGCAGATCCTGCGCCTGCTGCACGCCGACGACCTGCTCACCGGCTGGTACGACGAGTGGGTCGTGACCGCGAGAGAGCGGCTGCGGCAGCTGCGGCTGCACGCGTTGGAGGCCGTCTCCGCACGGCTGGCCGACGCCGGAAGGCACGTGGAGGCGCTGGACACGGCGCTGGTGTGCGCGGACATCGCCCCGCTGCGGGAGAGCGCGCACCGGGCGGTCATTCGGGTGCACCTGCTCGAGCGGAACTACACCGAGGCCGTACGCCAGTTCCACCGGTACCGGGAACTGCTCAAGGCGGAACTGGGCATCGAGCCGTCGCCCGAGATCCGGCGGCTGCTCCGGACGGTGGACTACGACCGCTCCGTGGTGCCCGCGGTGAACCGGACGGGAAGCTCCAGCAAGCCACGGAAGGGAGACGCGGCCGGCAACCGGTGA
- a CDS encoding superoxide dismutase family protein, with product MTAAMLGTVGPASAESAPPARTAVTTADFEPYRPDAKAVTYNPDLVAVGSTATVRSMPTPDGKTMVLLYVEGLVADHQYGAHVHQKSCGAKAEDAGPHYQNVPDPVQPSVDPAYANPQNEIWLDFTTDRHGNALVNSFVNWQFTDRHAGSVVIHAEQTHTDAGHAGTAGDRLACVTVDF from the coding sequence ATGACCGCCGCAATGCTGGGGACCGTCGGGCCGGCGTCGGCCGAGTCCGCGCCGCCGGCCCGCACGGCAGTCACCACGGCCGACTTCGAGCCCTACCGGCCCGACGCCAAAGCCGTGACCTACAACCCCGACCTCGTCGCGGTCGGATCAACCGCCACCGTGCGTTCCATGCCCACCCCGGACGGCAAGACGATGGTGCTCCTGTATGTGGAGGGGCTGGTGGCCGACCATCAGTACGGCGCGCATGTGCACCAGAAGTCGTGTGGCGCGAAGGCCGAGGATGCCGGGCCGCACTACCAGAACGTGCCGGACCCGGTGCAGCCCTCGGTCGACCCGGCCTATGCCAACCCGCAGAACGAGATCTGGCTCGACTTCACCACCGACCGGCACGGCAACGCCCTGGTCAACTCGTTCGTGAACTGGCAGTTCACCGACCGGCATGCCGGTTCTGTGGTGATTCACGCCGAGCAAACGCACACCGACGCGGGGCACGCCGGCACCGCGGGCGACCGTTTGGCCTGCGTCACCGTCGATTTCTGA
- a CDS encoding RICIN domain-containing protein, translating into MRSMFRRGVVVLLLAAVSTPIAGPADAVPEAASKVADVAAPAPPMGWASWNSFAAKIDYTTIRAQADALVSSGMKAAGYSYVNIDEGWWQGTRDAQGNIVVDETEWPGGMKAIADYLHSKGLKAGIYTDAGKDGCGYYYPTGRPAAPGSGSEGHYDQDMLQFQRWGFDYVKVDWCGGDAEGLDPATTYRAISDAITRATAQTGRTLKLSICDWGRKNPWNWGPGAGALWRTSNDIILYGQNATLGQVLTNFDQAQHPVSQHTGYVNDPDMLTVGMPGLTDAQARTEMSLWAVSGAPLLAGNNLATMSAATRSILTDRDVIAVDQDPRGLQGVKISEDSAGLQVYGKVLSGSGRRAVVLLNRTSAPAAMTVRWADLGLTSDRARVRDVWTGETSRSADYTVTVPAGDSVLITVDGTETASTTYHGDFTGVTAEATGLAVADVTYTAATAQTATLKVNDQQPTVVAFPATGGRPRTVSVIVSLAKGTNTVSFTNAPSAITVSPLPGTAGAEVVGAQSGRCLDVDDNGITNGIQAQLWDCAGGPNQTWVSSRGQLVVNGGKCLDAYDSGTTNGTAVVVWDCHGGANQRWNINSDGTITNAVSGLCLDAYDNGTGNRTKIVLWTCGSGANQRWSLR; encoded by the coding sequence ATGAGATCGATGTTCCGGCGCGGTGTCGTCGTGCTCCTGCTGGCGGCGGTGAGTACTCCGATCGCCGGCCCGGCCGACGCCGTTCCCGAGGCCGCCTCGAAGGTCGCTGACGTCGCCGCTCCGGCGCCGCCGATGGGCTGGGCGTCGTGGAACAGCTTCGCCGCCAAGATCGACTACACGACGATCAGAGCCCAGGCGGACGCGCTGGTGTCGTCCGGGATGAAGGCCGCGGGCTACTCCTACGTCAACATCGACGAGGGTTGGTGGCAGGGCACCCGTGACGCCCAGGGCAACATCGTGGTCGACGAGACCGAGTGGCCCGGCGGGATGAAGGCGATCGCGGACTACCTGCACAGCAAGGGACTCAAGGCCGGGATCTACACCGACGCGGGCAAGGACGGATGCGGCTACTACTACCCGACCGGCCGCCCCGCGGCACCGGGTAGCGGCAGTGAGGGTCACTACGACCAGGACATGCTGCAGTTCCAGCGGTGGGGCTTCGACTACGTCAAGGTCGACTGGTGCGGCGGCGACGCCGAGGGGCTCGACCCGGCGACGACCTATCGCGCGATCAGCGACGCGATCACCCGGGCCACCGCGCAGACCGGGCGGACACTGAAGCTGTCGATCTGCGACTGGGGCCGGAAGAACCCGTGGAACTGGGGCCCCGGCGCCGGCGCGTTGTGGCGCACCAGCAACGACATCATCCTCTACGGCCAGAACGCCACGCTCGGCCAGGTGCTGACCAACTTCGACCAGGCGCAGCACCCGGTGTCGCAGCACACCGGCTACGTCAACGACCCGGACATGCTCACCGTCGGCATGCCCGGCCTCACCGACGCCCAGGCCCGCACGGAGATGAGCCTGTGGGCGGTGTCGGGGGCGCCGCTGCTGGCGGGCAACAACCTCGCGACGATGAGCGCGGCCACGAGGTCGATTCTGACCGACCGGGACGTGATCGCGGTCGATCAGGACCCGCGCGGCCTGCAGGGCGTGAAGATCTCCGAGGACAGCGCGGGCCTTCAGGTGTACGGCAAGGTCCTCTCCGGCTCCGGCCGTCGCGCCGTCGTGTTGCTCAACCGGACGTCCGCGCCGGCGGCGATGACCGTGCGCTGGGCCGATCTCGGCCTGACGTCCGATCGGGCCCGGGTGCGCGACGTCTGGACCGGTGAGACGAGCCGGTCCGCGGATTACACCGTGACCGTGCCGGCGGGTGACTCCGTTCTGATCACCGTGGACGGAACCGAGACCGCGTCGACGACCTACCACGGCGATTTCACCGGAGTCACCGCCGAGGCCACCGGGCTCGCCGTGGCCGACGTGACCTACACGGCCGCCACCGCGCAGACCGCGACGCTGAAGGTCAACGACCAGCAGCCGACCGTCGTGGCGTTCCCGGCGACGGGCGGGCGGCCGCGCACGGTGTCGGTGATCGTGTCCCTGGCCAAGGGGACTAACACGGTGTCGTTCACGAACGCGCCGAGCGCGATCACGGTGTCGCCGCTGCCCGGCACCGCGGGCGCCGAGGTCGTCGGCGCGCAGTCCGGGCGTTGTCTGGACGTCGACGACAACGGGATCACCAACGGCATCCAGGCCCAGCTGTGGGACTGCGCGGGCGGTCCCAACCAGACCTGGGTGTCGTCGCGCGGCCAGCTCGTCGTCAACGGCGGGAAGTGCCTGGACGCCTACGACAGCGGGACCACGAACGGCACCGCCGTCGTGGTCTGGGACTGCCATGGCGGGGCCAACCAGCGCTGGAACATCAACTCCGACGGCACGATCACCAACGCGGTGTCCGGCCTGTGCCTGGACGCGTACGACAACGGAACCGGCAACCGCACCAAGATCGTGCTGTGGACCTGCGGATCCGGAGCCAACCAACGGTGGTCACTGCGCTGA
- a CDS encoding bacteriocin immunity protein codes for MERLTRDEMIALVDRLQRGEGDDEQAGEWIERLDESVPHPAISDLIFYSDEELSPEEIVDKALAYRPIEL; via the coding sequence ATGGAACGCCTGACCCGAGACGAGATGATCGCGCTGGTCGACCGCCTCCAGCGCGGCGAGGGGGACGACGAGCAGGCCGGCGAGTGGATCGAGCGGCTCGACGAGTCCGTGCCGCACCCGGCGATCAGCGACCTGATCTTCTACTCCGACGAGGAGCTCTCCCCCGAGGAGATCGTGGACAAGGCGCTGGCGTACCGGCCCATCGAGCTCTGA